In the genome of Saccopteryx leptura isolate mSacLep1 chromosome 10, mSacLep1_pri_phased_curated, whole genome shotgun sequence, one region contains:
- the CDHR4 gene encoding cadherin-related family member 4 isoform X3, whose translation MVLFRSLALLALAISDLSCLPWFINVSESEGPGTSLHSFYFNCSSYIPTLKLLSVQPHSTFFNPPSLTRWQGIYVGKLTLSSSARLDALAVNHYELQLQFTCGSQVIEGPLTVDVQRDTGRVQCAGRFVSPAGEVIQVPETVTPGARLYTLLIPGLELQGAQINITSAQDPPYFPGSFSINGHGWLQAPPQGLKGQAQKIFQLQVLVTFGSSQSCRGMLTVKVLPDPSSQVSFLEQNQNITIPEDLVPGSKVVQVQAQGFDVLYEIISPVPCPLFSVGHVDGVVRTTAPLDLERATGAAVTVLKVKAFERLRPWASGELDLTVNVTPINRWPPRCLPALLVTQIPETTPVGTVLSTFTCTDPDSPGSTLDYQLWFHSPPGSASLCLSDRVLEVNATLDCDTPGACFQQTASILVFDGGQPLMTTEVPILVMVTPVNEFSPTCVSHTFRVREDAGPSTLLGSVVGTDMDYPHNSIEYHIWGWSATFAVDRLRGEVHLLGPLDYEQQTSYRLTVLVTDLSQDQNPTIHRSGFCTITIEVEDVNDHAPACEPPFQELTIHTFPGRSMVVTTLSCRVPQEPQRRAFSYSIVGGNSQSQFSLQGAILLLNDLVWGPPWPEQPRTYELLIRVADAGPSIPHLSTTATVIVHLVPWRTSTVATSTHRTTVPSVMTPLLVTDIEAFWQPEPWFVVVLTVTSALLLSALGWLLIRLAQVLQAPSKPAQALLLNSKQGTEGSIQGFTDVPRMETPQAPSSTMSLQHFDGRAQDSCTGRDYLFNTRTGARRWLRG comes from the exons ATGGTGCTGTTTAGGTCACTGGCACTACTTGCTCTGGCTATCTCTG ACCTCTCCTGCCTACCCTGGTTCATAAATGTCTCCGAGAGCGAGGGGCCTGGCACCAGCCTTCACTCCTTCTACTTTAACTGCTCTTCTTACATACCCACCCTGAAGTTGCTTTCTGTGCAGCCGCACAGCACCTTCTTCAAcccacccagcctgaccaggtggcagggGATCTATGTGGGAAAG TTGACCTTGAGCAGCTCAGCCCGGCTGGATGCCCTGGCAGTGAACCACTATGAGCTACAGCTGCAGTTCACGTGTGGCAGCCAGGTGATAGAGGGACCACTCACTGTGGATGTGCAGCGGGACACTGGCCGTGTCCAATGTGCTGGCCGATTTGTTAGCCCAG CTGGGGAAGTCATCCAGGTGCCAGAAACAGTGACACCTGGGGCCCGGCTGTACACTCTGCTGATCCCAGGCCTGGAACTCCAGGGAGCCCAG ATCAACATCACCAGTGCCCAGGACCCTCCATACTTCCCTGGCTCATTCTCCATCAATGGGCATGGCTGGCTGCAGGCACCACCCCAGGGCCTCAAAGGCCAGGCTCAAAAG ATCTTCCAGCTTCAGGTCCTGGTGACCTTTGGGTCCAGCCAAAGCTGCCGTGGGATGCTGACAGTGAAAGTTTTGCCTGATCCCTCCAGCCAGGTCTCCTTCCT GGAGCAGAACCAGAATATCACCATCCCGGAGGACCTGGTCCCTGGGAGTAAGGTGGTTCAGGTTCAGGCCCAGGGCTTCGATGTGCTCTACGAAATCATCTCTCCGGTGCCCTGCCCACTCTTCTCCGTCGGACATG TGGATGGCGTGGTTCGGACCACCGCGCCCCTGGACCTGGAGCGGGCCACAGGCGCAGCGGTCACCGTGCTGAAGGTGAAGGCCTTCGAGCGGCTCCGGCCATGGGCCAGCGGCGAGCTCGATCTCACCGTGAATGTGACTCCCATCAACCGCTGGCCCCCTCGCTGcctccctgcactgctggt GACTCAAATCCCCGAGACAACTCCTGTGGGGACCGTGCTGAGCACCTTCACGTGCACTGACCCAGATTCTCCTGGCTCCACCCTCGACTACCAGCTATGGTTCCACAGCCCTCCTGGCTCAGCCAGCCTCTGCCTCAGCGACAGAGTTCTGGAG GTGAATGCCACACTGGACTGTGACACTCCTGGGGCCTGCTTTCAGCAGACAGCCTCCATCCTGGTGTTCGATGGTGGTCAGCCACTGATGACCA CTGAGGTGCCAATACTAGTGATGGTGACACCTGTCAACGAATTCTCCCCAACCTGCGTCTCACACACGTTCCGGGTTCGCGAAGATGCAGGGCCCAGCACCCTGCTGGGCTCTGTGGTGGGCACGGACATGGATTACCCACACAACAGCATTGAGTACCACATCTGGGGCTGGTCTGCCACCTTTGCTGTGGACCGTCTGCGCG GAGAGGTTCACCTCCTGGGACCTTTGGACTATGAGCAGCAGACCTCATACAGGCTCACTGTCCTGGTGACTGACCTTAGCCAAGACCAGAACCCTACTATCCACCGCTCAGGCTTCTGCACCATTACCATTGAGGTGGAG GATGTGAATGACCATGCTCCCGCCTGTGAGCCACCATTCCAGGAACTCACCATCCACACGTTCCCGGGCCGTAGCATGGTGGTAACCACGTTGTCATGTCGGGTCCCTCAGGAGCCACAGCGCCGGGCCTTCTCCTACAGCATTGTGGGAG GAAATAGTCAGAGTCAATTCAGCCTGCAAGGAGCCATCCTGCTGCTCAACGACCTCGTGTGGGGGCCTCCCTGGCCGGAGCAGCCCCGCACTTACGAGCTATTGATCCGTGTGGCCGATGCAGGCCCCTCCATCCCCCACCTCAGTACCACAGCGACCGTCATTGTGCATCTAGTTCCATGGAGGACCAGCACAGTGGCCACCAGCACCCACAGAACCACA GTGCCTTCAGTGATGACACCCCTGCTTGTGACAGACATAGAGGCGTTCTGGCAGCCGGAGCCCTGGTTTGTGGTGGTGCTGACAGTGACCAGTGCCCTCCTCCTCTCGGCTCTGGGCTGGCTCCTCATCAG GTTGGCCCAAGTGCTACAGGCACCAAGCAAACCAGCCCAGGCTCTGCTGCTAAACAG TAAGCAGGGAACTGAGGGGTCCATTCAGGGGTTCACGGACGTGCCAAGGATGGAGACACCCCAGGCACCCAGCAGCACCATGAGCCTG caGCATTTCGATGGCAGAGCACAGGACTCCT GTACAGGCAGAGATTACCTGTTCAACACGCGCACGGGAGCTCGGCGCTGGCTCCGAGGCTGA
- the CDHR4 gene encoding cadherin-related family member 4 isoform X6, with the protein MCSGTLAVSNVLADLLAQINITSAQDPPYFPGSFSINGHGWLQAPPQGLKGQAQKIFQLQVLVTFGSSQSCRGMLTVKVLPDPSSQVSFLEQNQNITIPEDLVPGSKVVQVQAQGFDVLYEIISPVPCPLFSVGHVDGVVRTTAPLDLERATGAAVTVLKVKAFERLRPWASGELDLTVNVTPINRWPPRCLPALLVTQIPETTPVGTVLSTFTCTDPDSPGSTLDYQLWFHSPPGSASLCLSDRVLEVNATLDCDTPGACFQQTASILVFDGGQPLMTTEVPILVMVTPVNEFSPTCVSHTFRVREDAGPSTLLGSVVGTDMDYPHNSIEYHIWGWSATFAVDRLRGEVHLLGPLDYEQQTSYRLTVLVTDLSQDQNPTIHRSGFCTITIEVEDVNDHAPACEPPFQELTIHTFPGRSMVVTTLSCRVPQEPQRRAFSYSIVGGNSQSQFSLQGAILLLNDLVWGPPWPEQPRTYELLIRVADAGPSIPHLSTTATVIVHLVPWRTSTVATSTHRTTVPSVMTPLLVTDIEAFWQPEPWFVVVLTVTSALLLSALGWLLIRFLQGLAQVLQAPSKPAQALLLNSKQGTEGSIQGFTDVPRMETPQAPSSTMSLQHFDGRAQDSCTGRDYLFNTRTGARRWLRG; encoded by the exons ATGTGCAGCGGGACACTGGCCGTGTCCAATGTGCTGGCCGATTTGTTAGCCCAG ATCAACATCACCAGTGCCCAGGACCCTCCATACTTCCCTGGCTCATTCTCCATCAATGGGCATGGCTGGCTGCAGGCACCACCCCAGGGCCTCAAAGGCCAGGCTCAAAAG ATCTTCCAGCTTCAGGTCCTGGTGACCTTTGGGTCCAGCCAAAGCTGCCGTGGGATGCTGACAGTGAAAGTTTTGCCTGATCCCTCCAGCCAGGTCTCCTTCCT GGAGCAGAACCAGAATATCACCATCCCGGAGGACCTGGTCCCTGGGAGTAAGGTGGTTCAGGTTCAGGCCCAGGGCTTCGATGTGCTCTACGAAATCATCTCTCCGGTGCCCTGCCCACTCTTCTCCGTCGGACATG TGGATGGCGTGGTTCGGACCACCGCGCCCCTGGACCTGGAGCGGGCCACAGGCGCAGCGGTCACCGTGCTGAAGGTGAAGGCCTTCGAGCGGCTCCGGCCATGGGCCAGCGGCGAGCTCGATCTCACCGTGAATGTGACTCCCATCAACCGCTGGCCCCCTCGCTGcctccctgcactgctggt GACTCAAATCCCCGAGACAACTCCTGTGGGGACCGTGCTGAGCACCTTCACGTGCACTGACCCAGATTCTCCTGGCTCCACCCTCGACTACCAGCTATGGTTCCACAGCCCTCCTGGCTCAGCCAGCCTCTGCCTCAGCGACAGAGTTCTGGAG GTGAATGCCACACTGGACTGTGACACTCCTGGGGCCTGCTTTCAGCAGACAGCCTCCATCCTGGTGTTCGATGGTGGTCAGCCACTGATGACCA CTGAGGTGCCAATACTAGTGATGGTGACACCTGTCAACGAATTCTCCCCAACCTGCGTCTCACACACGTTCCGGGTTCGCGAAGATGCAGGGCCCAGCACCCTGCTGGGCTCTGTGGTGGGCACGGACATGGATTACCCACACAACAGCATTGAGTACCACATCTGGGGCTGGTCTGCCACCTTTGCTGTGGACCGTCTGCGCG GAGAGGTTCACCTCCTGGGACCTTTGGACTATGAGCAGCAGACCTCATACAGGCTCACTGTCCTGGTGACTGACCTTAGCCAAGACCAGAACCCTACTATCCACCGCTCAGGCTTCTGCACCATTACCATTGAGGTGGAG GATGTGAATGACCATGCTCCCGCCTGTGAGCCACCATTCCAGGAACTCACCATCCACACGTTCCCGGGCCGTAGCATGGTGGTAACCACGTTGTCATGTCGGGTCCCTCAGGAGCCACAGCGCCGGGCCTTCTCCTACAGCATTGTGGGAG GAAATAGTCAGAGTCAATTCAGCCTGCAAGGAGCCATCCTGCTGCTCAACGACCTCGTGTGGGGGCCTCCCTGGCCGGAGCAGCCCCGCACTTACGAGCTATTGATCCGTGTGGCCGATGCAGGCCCCTCCATCCCCCACCTCAGTACCACAGCGACCGTCATTGTGCATCTAGTTCCATGGAGGACCAGCACAGTGGCCACCAGCACCCACAGAACCACA GTGCCTTCAGTGATGACACCCCTGCTTGTGACAGACATAGAGGCGTTCTGGCAGCCGGAGCCCTGGTTTGTGGTGGTGCTGACAGTGACCAGTGCCCTCCTCCTCTCGGCTCTGGGCTGGCTCCTCATCAGGTTCCTCCAGGG GTTGGCCCAAGTGCTACAGGCACCAAGCAAACCAGCCCAGGCTCTGCTGCTAAACAG TAAGCAGGGAACTGAGGGGTCCATTCAGGGGTTCACGGACGTGCCAAGGATGGAGACACCCCAGGCACCCAGCAGCACCATGAGCCTG caGCATTTCGATGGCAGAGCACAGGACTCCT GTACAGGCAGAGATTACCTGTTCAACACGCGCACGGGAGCTCGGCGCTGGCTCCGAGGCTGA